The proteins below come from a single Scatophagus argus isolate fScaArg1 chromosome 15, fScaArg1.pri, whole genome shotgun sequence genomic window:
- the LOC124071529 gene encoding uncharacterized protein LOC124071529 — MAAVSQHLGMGAYDFAHKICSRYLMKSQNIQGTIRASSLSVAFLLGDNQHGELHGAEIAADRVTVGLSRDSYTRLTPVCGSVDVWGNRIDAGYCCYLGRNKEYLLLNKTRDRSTKQNMCWSFVKFWRTYNSRSTRRLQSLGSRRLCWGHGQSVFVRSYSGNGTQSVPLYETKTGYYEILEVTPTATQAQIKTAYYKQSFIYHPDRNAGSDAATVRFSEINEAYTVLGNKALRKKYDRGLLSRLDLVATARPSGKDTAGSSAKHQADRRRSVMGADRQGTVFDFDKFFKAHYSEQLQREKDIRTRKEELLKKKQETIEERKLGSMLEVGVGLMLAMILVILMSVKR, encoded by the coding sequence ATGGCGGCAGTCAGTCAACATCTTGGAATGGGAGCGTATGACTTTGCACACAAAATATGCAGCCGGTATCTCATGAAAAGTCAAAACATACAAGGTACAATACGTGCCTCGTCCCTGTCGGTGGCGTTTCTGTTGGGTGACAACCAACATGGCGAACTGCATGGAGCCGAAATTGCTGCTGACCGAGTGACCGTTGGACTTTCACGGGACAGTTACACAAGGTTAACACCAGTGTGTGGTTCTGTTGATGTTTGGGGGAACAGAATTGACGCTGGGTATTGCTGTTATCTTGGACGTAACAAAGAGTATTTGCTGCTTAACAAGACACGCGATCgaagtacaaaacaaaacatgtgctGGAGTTTTGTCAAGTTTTGGAGGACTTACAACTCCAGGTCTACTCGTCGTCTACAGAGCCTCGGCAGTCGGCGTTTGTGTTGGGGACATGgacagtctgtgtttgtcagatCCTACAGCGGCAACGGAACTCAATCTGTGCCCCTTTACGAAACCAAAACGGGCTACTATGAGATCCTGGAGGTGACACCTACCGCCACGCAAGCTCAGATAAAAACGGCCTACTACAAGCAGTCATTCATCTACCACCCGGACAGAAACGCCGGCAGCGATGCGGCCACTGTCCGCTTCTCCGAGATCAACGAGGCTTACACCGTGCTGGGCAATAAGGCACTGAGGAAGAAATACGACCGGGGTCTGTTGAGTCGGTTGGACCTCGTCGCAACAGCCAGACCCTCCGGCAAGGACACCGCAGGGAGCTCCGCGAAACACCAAGCGGACAGGAGACGGTCTGTGATGGGCGCAGACCGGCAAGGGACCGTCTTTGATTTCGACAAGTTTTTCAAGGCCCATTACAgcgagcagctgcagagagaaaaggacatCAGAACCCGCAAAGAAGAGCTcctgaagaagaagcaggagacGATTGAGGAGAGGAAGCTGGGCTCGATGCTGGAGGTCGGAGTTGGGCTGATGCTGGCGATGATCTTGGTTATACTGATGAGCGTGAAGAGATAA
- the iah1 gene encoding isoamyl acetate-hydrolyzing esterase 1 homolog isoform X1, which produces MSVVPTCKFMMSTYKTVIWPKVILFGDSITQFSFQANGWGAEIANKLARKCDVVNRGLSGYNSRWAKIILPRIITSQNSTDNNIAAVTVFFGANDCALEDKNPQQHVPVQEYSENLKEMTKLLASAGVSPHKVIFITPPPVHEQAWEKECILKGCPLNRHNSAAGQYAQACVQAAGQCGTDVLDLWTLMQKDGQDYTVYLSDGLHLSERGNQFVAQHLWKLLESRVADLPFILPYWGDVDAKSPESSLLCDQ; this is translated from the exons ATGTCAGTGGTTCCTACCTGCAAGTTTATGATGTCCACgtataaaactgtaatttggCCTAAAGTGATTTTATTTGGGGACTCCATCACACAG ttttcatttcaagcCAATGGTTGGGGTGCAGAAATTGCCAACAAACTAGCGAG AAAGTGTGATGTTGTAAACAGAGGACTGTCTGGCTACAACTCCAGATGGGCCAAGATAATTCTTCCACGAATCATCACCAGTCAGAACTCAACAGACAACAACATAGCTGCGGTCACTGTCTTCTTTGGAGCCAATGACTGTGCACTGGAAG ATAAAAACCCCCAACAACACGTCCCCGTGCAGGAATATTCAGAGAACCTGAAGGAGATGACCAAGCTTCTGGCTTCAGCTGGAGTGTCACCACACAAAGTGATCTTCATCACCCCTCCTCCTGTTCATGAGCAAGCCTGGGAGAAGGAGTGTATTTTGAAAG GATGTCCTCTCAATCGCCACAACTCTGCAGCGGGACAGTATGCCCAGGCGTGCGTGCAGGCTGCCGGTCAGTGTGGTACAGACGTCCTGGACTTGTGGACGCTCATGCAGAAAGATGGACAG GACTACACAGTCTATCTGTCTGACGGGTTGCATCTCTCAGAGAGGGGAAACCAGTTTGTGGCTCAGCATCTGTGGAAGCTGCTTGAGAGTCGCGTGGCTGACCTGCCCTTCATCCTGCCCTACTGGGGAGACGTGGACGCCAAGAGCCCAGAGAGCAGCCTCCTCTGTGACCAGTGA
- the iah1 gene encoding isoamyl acetate-hydrolyzing esterase 1 homolog isoform X2 produces MSVVPTCKFMMSTYKTVIWPKVILFGDSITQFSFQANGWGAEIANKLARWAKIILPRIITSQNSTDNNIAAVTVFFGANDCALEDKNPQQHVPVQEYSENLKEMTKLLASAGVSPHKVIFITPPPVHEQAWEKECILKGCPLNRHNSAAGQYAQACVQAAGQCGTDVLDLWTLMQKDGQDYTVYLSDGLHLSERGNQFVAQHLWKLLESRVADLPFILPYWGDVDAKSPESSLLCDQ; encoded by the exons ATGTCAGTGGTTCCTACCTGCAAGTTTATGATGTCCACgtataaaactgtaatttggCCTAAAGTGATTTTATTTGGGGACTCCATCACACAG ttttcatttcaagcCAATGGTTGGGGTGCAGAAATTGCCAACAAACTAGCGAG ATGGGCCAAGATAATTCTTCCACGAATCATCACCAGTCAGAACTCAACAGACAACAACATAGCTGCGGTCACTGTCTTCTTTGGAGCCAATGACTGTGCACTGGAAG ATAAAAACCCCCAACAACACGTCCCCGTGCAGGAATATTCAGAGAACCTGAAGGAGATGACCAAGCTTCTGGCTTCAGCTGGAGTGTCACCACACAAAGTGATCTTCATCACCCCTCCTCCTGTTCATGAGCAAGCCTGGGAGAAGGAGTGTATTTTGAAAG GATGTCCTCTCAATCGCCACAACTCTGCAGCGGGACAGTATGCCCAGGCGTGCGTGCAGGCTGCCGGTCAGTGTGGTACAGACGTCCTGGACTTGTGGACGCTCATGCAGAAAGATGGACAG GACTACACAGTCTATCTGTCTGACGGGTTGCATCTCTCAGAGAGGGGAAACCAGTTTGTGGCTCAGCATCTGTGGAAGCTGCTTGAGAGTCGCGTGGCTGACCTGCCCTTCATCCTGCCCTACTGGGGAGACGTGGACGCCAAGAGCCCAGAGAGCAGCCTCCTCTGTGACCAGTGA